In Populus alba chromosome 1, ASM523922v2, whole genome shotgun sequence, a single window of DNA contains:
- the LOC118046990 gene encoding protein RGF1 INDUCIBLE TRANSCRIPTION FACTOR 1 — translation MEMLVPPWLESLLSTAFFTVCPRHRDAPRSECNMFCLDCNTEAFCFYCRSTRHKDHSVIQIRRSSYHDVVRVAEIQKVLDITGVQTYVINSARVLFLNERPQPKSSTSKGVPHLCEICGRSLLDPFRFCSLGCKLVRIKNNGDATFNLSTKDEEAGEIREGMGRGLPSKEEEELREGSQQDMYTSTLTPPHSSSRRRKGIPHRAPFGS, via the exons ATG GAAATGCTGGTACCACCGTGGCTTGAATCGCTATTATCGACTGCATTCTTCACCGTTTGCCCCAGGCATAGAGACGCCCCACGTAGCGAATGCAACATGTTCTGCCTTGATTGCAATACCGAAGCCTTTTGCTTCTACTGCCGATCAACTCGACACAAAGATCATTCTGTTATTCAA ATCAGAAGGTCATCGTATCATGATGTTGTTAGGGTTGCTGAGATTCAAAAGGTTTTGGACATTACTGGAGTTCAAACTTACGTTATAAACAGTGCTAGAGTTCTTTTCCTTAATGAGAGACCACAGCCCAAGAGTAGCACAAGTAAAGGAGTCCCTCATTTATGCGAAATTTGTGGGAGAAGTCTTTTGGATCCCTTTCGTTTCTGTTCTCTAGGATGTAAG CTTGTAAGAATAAAGAACAATGGAGATGCCACCTTTAACTTAAGCACCAAGGACGAGGAAGCAGGGGAAATAAGAGAAGGAATGGGAAGAGGATTGCCatcaaaggaagaagaagaattgcgTGAAGGAAGCCAGCAAGATATGTACACAAGCACGCTAACTCCACCACATTCCAGTTCAAGGAGGAGAAAAGGCATCCCCCATAGGGCACCTTTTGGGTCCTAA